The Anabaena sp. PCC 7108 region CACAAAAACTAGCCCAAGCTGGGGCAGTAACGGTTGGTAAAACCAATTTAGACGAGTTTGCAATGGGAAGTTCTACAGAGAACTCTGCTTATCAAGTTACGGCTAATCCTTGGGATTTATCACGGGTTCCCGGTGGTTCTTCTGGAGGTTCGGCTGCGGCTGTTGCGGCTGAGGAATGTGTTGTATCGCTGGGTTCTGATACGGGGGGTTCGATTCGTCAACCGGCTTCTTTTTGTGGTGTGGTGGGGATGAAACCAACTTATGGGTTAGTTTCCCGTTATGGTTTGGTAGCTTATGCTTCCTCTTTGGATCAAATTGGTCCCTTTGCTCGCAGTGTGGAAGATGCGGCGATTTTATTAAATGCGATCGCAGGTTATGATCCTCAAGACTCCACCAGTTTAAAAGTCGAAATTCCTGATTACACCGCCAATTTAACACCAGATTTAGAAGGTAAAAAACTCAAAATAGGCGTAATTAAAGAAACCTTTGGTGAAGGTTTAGATTCTGAAGTAGAAGCATCTGTAAAAAGTGCGATCGCTCAACTAGAAAGTTTAGGTGCAGAAATTCATTATATTTCCTGTCCCCGCTTCCGTTATGGCGTACCCAGCTACTATATCATCGCCCCATCGGAAGCATCTGCGAATTTAGCTCGTTACGACGGCGTTAAATACGGTTTGCGTTCTCCAGATGCAGACAATTTACTTTCCATGTACACCCGTACACGCTCCACCGGATTTGGTGCAGAAGTCAAACGCCGGATTATGATTGGTACTTATGCTCTTAGTGCAGGTTATTACGACGCATATTATTTACAAGCCCAAAAAGTCCGCACATTAATTAAAGAAGACTTTGAAAACGCCTTTGCACAAGTTGATGTTTTAGTTTCTCCTACTGCACCCACCACAGCATTTCAAGCCGGTGAAAAAATCACTGATCCCTTGAGTATGTATTTAAATGACTTGATGACTATTCCCGTCAATCTTGCCGGTTTACCTGGTATCAGTGTCCCCTGTGGTTTTGACAGCAAAGGTCTACCAATTGGATTACAGCTAATTGGTAAAGTTCTCAGAGAAGACCAATTATTACAAGTAGCCTATGCTTATGAACAATCAACTAATTGGCATCTTCAAACCGCAAAAATAGCTTAACAGGTATAAGTTGTCAGTGGTTTGTGGCTAATTAGAACATACCTATGGCAAACTCCCCATCAGCGGTTATACGAACAAGCTTCTAAGCAGGTAGACTTAGTTTGTGTAGCCGCAATTTCTATTGATCCAGTGTTATTATTTGCCATTTGGTACATGAATATAAGAACTACCAAGGTGGTCAAGACATTAACTGATCATAATACTTAGACACAAATAGACTTTCAACCCTGTTAATACTCACCTGCTATCATTACGAGTATTTGCCATTAATAGCAGAAAATGATACCTAATAATCCGGATGAGTCAGCCATATCTAGAAGAACTGACACAGGTAAAACCATTTTTGGCTCTAGGACAGGGAGATACTTAGATCATGACTATGGCATCTGCATACTTATTCAAGATTCCTGGCAATCCTACTATTCAAATTAGTCAAGATGAATTGCGATCGCTTCTGACTAACATCGAAGCTGAACTACATCGTAGTCAAGTTTACAACCGTGCGGTCGCTAACTTACAAAAATTGCTTGGCTCATCAAATGAACAAGCCCGACTTTTATTTAAAGCTGTAGGTAGAGAAGCAATTACTTTAGCATTTAAGCAATTCGCACGACAGCATAAGTTAGATGCAAATATCAATTCACCTACAAATAATACTGAGTCACAAAATGTAGATTTAGAACAATCTAGCAACTTGCCACAAAGTAGCGAAAGTATTAAATTAGACTCAAAATTGGAGTTGGTAAATACTAGCCAAGAAAATTTACCATCACAACCTCAATCTCATGTATTAGAAAATACAGAACAGGAAAGTCATCGTCCAAAGCACAATCCAATCAAGTGGTCTTGGCCACATCAAAAACTAGGAAAAATTAAATTAGCTGATCAAATAGCGGCAGAAAAGCGGTTAGAAAGCCTACGTCAAATCGGTGAACAACTCAAGCAAGCAAGGGAGTCACAAGGTCTGACTCTGCAAAAACTGCATATCTATACCCATATATCAATTCATCAAATGGAAGCAGTGGAAAATGCTAATTTTGATTTATTGCCAGAGGATGTTCTCATTCGTGGTTTTATCCGTGTCATGGGCAATGCTTTGGGGATAAACGGTATAATTTTAGCTGCTTCCTTACCCATGTCTAATCAAGCTAAATCAGTTTTGCCCTCTTGGTATCACGTCAAAAAATCCGTTAGCATATTGGACTTAGAAATCCGCCCCGTACATTTGTACATGGGATATACAGCCCTTGTCGCTGGGGCTATTGGAGGATTATCATTCATGACTCAGCAATCACAAAATAATTCTGTATTAAATTCAGAAATAATTATTCCTACTACCTCATCACTATGTCAGTCCACTCAAAAAACTCAAGCAAATATTAAGCCCGGTATCAACTCTAGTAGTACTGGTGTCTGTGTGGGATCTGATATTTCTCCACCAGAGGCTTTTTAGCTATAGTAGTTCTCATGTCCACTTACAGCAATTTTAAAAATTACGGAGATAGATAATTACTCTCTCAGGATTCTCTTAACACATATCCCACACCCCGCACCGTTTGAATCAGACGCTTGAGACCATTTTCTTCAATTTTTAACCGCAAGTAGCGAATGTATACTTCAATCACATTTGATTCACCCATAAAGTCGTAGCCCCAGACATTTTCTAAAATTTGTTCGCGGGTTAATACTTCACGAGGATGTTCCATTAAGAACTTTAATAGTTCAAATTCCTTCATTGTCAAGTCAATCGCTCTACCATTGTGGATAGCGCGACGGGTTCCTATATCTAAAACCAGCTCGCCAAAGCGTAATTGCTCTGTAGTATCAACATCAGGTTTAAGATAGAGGCGAATCAACTTCAAAAAATCTTCCGCGCGATAAGGTTTAAGAATGTAATCGTCGGCACCTGCTTCTAGACAAGCTACTCGGTCATCAACGGTATCCCTAGCCATTAAAATTAGCACAGGGGAACAGTTACCCATGGTGCGAAGATTTCTACACAAAGATAGTCCGGATTCTCCTGTCAGCATTCTGTCTATAACTATTAAAGCCGGTTGGCGATGGTTATGACTACCGTCGGTATCACGGCAGTGTTCTAAACCGCTAACCGCATCATGAGCCAAAATGGCATCATAGCCAGCTTCTTGTAAATCAAAAGCTAGTTGATTACCTAGACTTTCATCGGGTTCGATCACCAAAACACAAGGACTGTGAGCAAGTATCATATTAATGGGTAATTGGTAATTGGTAATTGGTAATTGGTAATTAGTAATTAATTGGTAATATGAGTTATAACCTATTACCCTCTTACTGAATATTTCACACAATACTAACTCAAGTTATTAATTTTCCGATTACACCTGTATACAAAGTACCGCCACTAAATCAGAACAATAATAATTTTTGCTCAAGTGCTGTCATACATAGAGCAACACGGGTATTGATGTCTTCTTGCTCAAATTCATCAACACCCAATTTCACTTTCAGGTGTTGGACTTGATTCTGCACAGCCCTAAGTGATATGTGAAGACGATGCGCTATGGCTTGATCTGTCAAGGATTCATCACATAACAGCCTGAGAACTTCCAACTCTTTCTCATTCAAGTTTAACTCTTGACGTAACTCTCTAGGAAGTTTCAATTCTCCATTCAGCGCACTTTCAACACCCTGTAAAAAATATTTGCGTCGTTCCATCTTATTTACCACCACAAACCCACCACAGTGGTGATTAATAGATTTGACAAGTTTGATCATCCAAGCTGGTTCACTGCTATAGATAAGAATATTTAAAGAAGTATAAGTATCAATAATTAACTCTAACAGTTCTAAAGAAGATTTAGCCGATTGAGAGCCAGAAGGTAAAGCAAATTGTAAATCAAGGACAATTAAATCTGGTGTTTCTATTTTTAGACGTTGTATTGCTTCTTGGGGAGTAGAAGCAATGACACATATAGCAGAAGAGTCGAATTTTGTCAAAAAATCACAATTGTTTTGGGCTACTTCTGGATGATCTTCTACAACGAGAAACCGCAGAGGCTTGATATTCATGTCCTGGGTGATGATTATATACGTATATTTTACATTAAGTACGTATACTTTTCACGACTTAGATCCCCGACTTCTTAAAGAAGTCGGGGATCTGATGAATATTTTTAGCGGTTTCAACGAAAACCCATATTTTGATATATAGAATCACGTAATCTATTAAGAGTTTTTGGGTCATGTCCAGCAACTACAATAAAGACTGTATCGTTTTGACAAGATATTTTTGCTCTATTATTGTTAATATCTCCTTGTAAAATGTAACCTAAATTAGAATTTCCTCCTGTTTTGAGATTAATAAAATTTGCTCTTTCTATAGCTTTATATCCTCTTTGCTGGCATTCTTGAAGACTCATATTATGCTTGACAATTCTCCATTTTATCTCAGGAGGATTTGCTGTTTCTGAAGGGGATGTATAGCCTGTCCAGTTGGGTGGTGCTGGTGGTCCACAGGTAATGTCACCAAAAGCATTCACGGTACATACACCACCTTGCCAATCCGCACATTTCATATCTCCAAATTGATTTTTAACACAATTATAGCCACATAGTTGTCGCCCAAAGTTATTAGTAATACACTGTCCTTTGGGAATTTCTTCAGCAGCAGCATAAGGTATTGGGTTACTAACTACAGTAGTTAAAGTTAAGGTTGCAATAAGATAATTGCGCCAATTATTTTTTTTCATTAAATTCATAATCAAATATTATTCCTACTCTATGTAGCTACATGGGTACAGCAGTTCTTCTTCTGATATTAAGTTACCATTATTGGTCATAATTTTACCATTGGAATAGTACCAGGTTGCTCCTTTTTCTCCTGCACGAGTTGTCATAATTTTACCATTAGAATAGTACCAGGTTGCTCCTTTTTCTCCTGCACGAGTTGTCATAATTTTACCATTAGAATAGTACCAGGTTGCTCCTTTTTCTCCTGCACGAGTTGTCATAATTTTACCATTGGAGTAATATAGAGTGTCCCCATTACCTCTTTGGGCTGCTTTGCATAACTTATATAGTTCTTTTGTTTCTAAACTACTATTTATGCCAGATTGAAAAGCACTGGAACAAGCCTGTTGTGCTTTATTTTGTGAAACACCAAGGGGAATTAGTTGGTTGATACAGTCACTTGTATCAGCCTTTGCAGATCCAGCAAAGAAGGTCAGACTAGCAACAGTTGTAACAGAGAAAAGAGTTTTTAACAATTTCATCATATTTTGTAAATAGATTTTATTAGCTATTTAGGGAGACCAGATCCCCGACTTCTTTGAGAAGTCGGGGATCTGAAAGAATACTAAAGATAACATCTTATAGTCAAAGCTTATGCCGCAAAGACAGATTTCTCTACAAATTGGGAACTTTTATCATGTTTATAATCGAGGAAATAATCGCCAAGCAATTTTCTTTGAGCGTGAGAACTATATTTATTTTCTCCGATTGGTAAGGGAACATCTCATCAGCAATGCAGTAGATATTGTTGCTTACTGTTTAATGCCCAATCATTATCATTTTTTGGTCTATCTAAGAGATGAAACCCTATCTGATGCCATGAAATCTCTCTCTCTTGCCTACACAAAGGCAATTAATAAGCGTTTTAATCGTTCTGGGGTACTATTTCAGGGCAGGTTTCAAAGTATTCATATTTTAGAAACTGATTATCTGATCAATCTCTCCCGTTATATTCATCTCAATCCAGTTAAAGCAGGACTGGTACAGCAACCTGGAGAATGGGAGTTTTCCAGCTATTTGGAATATGCAGGATTACGAGCAGGAACACTACCCAAAATAGGGTATATTAAAACGCAAATTGAGCAAGAGTCAGTTTACCAACAATTTTTGGCAGATCATAACCTACCTGATAGCACTGGCTTCAAAAAACTGTTGCTAGATGATTAGTCTGCGAGATAGATCCCCGACTTCTCTAAGAAGTCGGGGATCTGAATACTAGGATCGCCCAAAATCATCCTATTATCGAAAGAGCGATCGCTTAGTTACTCATTAACGATGTATGAAGCTGTAGTACCATCCCAACTCCAACCAAGCCATTCATCCCTTCCACTTCCACTCGATAGGGTTAGCCTTGACGATACTGCTCCCAAATTTCGACCATCAAAGGGACGTACATAAAGAACGGTTTTTGTTTTTGATACCCTAGAGTTTTGAGCGAAGGCGCTTGAGTTGATGGAAGGTGGTATTAGAGTAGAAGCTGTTCCTAAAATACAAGCTGATAACAGCCCAGACAAGATAAATAATTTCTTCGGTGACTTAAGATTTTTAATCATTTGCTTATTGCTCCAAAAAAAAATTACTGTGAATTGCTAAGTTATTGATTTAGATTGCGATTAACTAAGCTTTTACCGATAGTATTTTTACCCACCAAAAAAATCAATGTGTATCACCGCAGAAAAATGTGCGAACTCCCGCAAATTTATTTGCGAACTTACGAACCCATCTAAAAACCCAAATCTGATAAGTGTGAGAACATCATTTCTCCACCTGTTCAGACAGCAATTATGAAATTCCCTATCCAAACACTGCATATCATCCTCACAGCATCGTTACTGTGGGGACTCAGTACACCCGCTTTAGCTCAACAAATTTGGTCAGGAACAGGTAAAATTGTCAGTGGCGCTGGTGAAGGTGGCACAGTTGGGTTAAAATTGGAGATTACAGACAACAACGTGCAGTTTCTCTCAGGTCCCTCAAAAAATGAACCACCATTTCAGCTAAATAACACTACAAATATCAATGAAACTGTAGAAACAAAAGCCGGAACTTGGCAATTTTTCCAAACAGAGAAAGAATTAGGAATCAGCTTGTCTCAAAATAATCCCTATCGAATTATTCGCTATCGTCTATTTCCCAAACCTTAACCAGATGTTGTGGAGCAAAAGTTCGCAAATTAAATTTCTCAGTTTAGGAATCACTTGCAGTGTATTCTACAATTTCATCTTTTACCAAATTCCTGTAGTTCAGAAATTGGAATTACAACTTCAAGATACTTTCCTGAGATTGAACCAGCCAAAAACTCCACCACCAGAAATTATATTAGTCAAAATTCAACCAAAGGATTTAGCGAATCAAAAGCTATCGTTAGGAAGATTATTCTATGCAGATTTAGTTGAGCATCTTTTAGAAGCTGGTGCTTCTGTAGTCGTTTTGAACCTGCACAATGACTGGGAAAAATCACCAGAATTGGAGTACCCAATCAAAATTACTGAAACAATAAATAAACCTTTAAAAAATCTCGTGAAAAATCATAGTCAGCAAATTGTTTTAGTCACACGCACCAATTCAATTACTAATTCTAAAAAACCAAAATTTTTTATCTACAATCATCTTATTCCTTTCGATAGCGAACGACTTCAACCTTTAATACAACCTGAAACTATTCAGGGGTTTTTTGAATACGAACCTGAAGCAGAAGCACCCACACATTTAAGTAGCACGGCTCGCAGTTCTCATTTAGTTGGGAGATTCTTTCTCTCAGAAAAAATTGACGAAATTCAAACTTTTAAATCTGTTCCGCTTCTAGCTTTAGAAAAGTGGGAACATCAACAGCAAAAAGTTCAGCTTTATTCACGACTTGCTAAAATTACAACTCCCGTAGAAATCAAATTTTGGGGAAAGTCGGGAACTTTTCCTTTTCTAGAATTAACATCTATTTGTCAACCAAATAAAGACAAAAAATGTCTAGTTGTGTCTCCTCAAAAACTCTCTCAGCAAGTCCGCAATAAGGTGGTTTTTATTGGTTTTGTAGAAGCGAATAACATCCAAACAATGGCTATGTTGTCACCTTTCGGTGATAGTATGGCGGGGGTAGAAATTCAAGCCAATATCATGGCTAGTTTAATGACAGATTCATTTTTACAAATTCCCAGCCAATGGGTTGAGTTAATAATTGTTATTTTGGGAGGATTTTTAATCAGTATAGGTATTTATAATTATCAAAATTGGCGGTTATTATTCATAGTTTTCGCAATATTTAGCGGTTACTTGGGACTATGTTTAATTGTATGGAAATATAAATGGATATTATTGATTATTCAACCTTTATTTGTGTGGACAGTAACAGGAATATCTATTTTTATCTATTTGATTTTTGGACGACAAAAAGAAGTTATTGCATTACAAAACTATCAAATTACCCAACTCAAAGCGGCTGAACAAGAAGCGATTCTTTCCCGCACCCGTAAAATACTCAATCGCATTGCTGCTGATATCCATGATGGGGCTTTACAAGAATTAAAATTGGTGATGGATAAAATCGAATTAGAATCTAATTTAGATATAGATTTAATTTTAGATAAGTTGACAGCTTTAGGGCAGGAAATTAGGGATAAATTGAGCAATATTCGAGATTTAACTGAGAAAATGGCAATGAATCCAATACTTCAAAAAGGATTAGATATAGGAATAAAAACCACATTAGAAGAATTAGAAAGTTCTGGAAAATTAACGCTGAAAGTAATTACAGAAATTCAGCCTCTTCAAGAACCACAATTCAACAGTATTTGGATTGAACATAGAGAGGAAATT contains the following coding sequences:
- the nblR gene encoding response regulator transcription factor NblR, translating into MILAHSPCVLVIEPDESLGNQLAFDLQEAGYDAILAHDAVSGLEHCRDTDGSHNHRQPALIVIDRMLTGESGLSLCRNLRTMGNCSPVLILMARDTVDDRVACLEAGADDYILKPYRAEDFLKLIRLYLKPDVDTTEQLRFGELVLDIGTRRAIHNGRAIDLTMKEFELLKFLMEHPREVLTREQILENVWGYDFMGESNVIEVYIRYLRLKIEENGLKRLIQTVRGVGYVLRES
- a CDS encoding response regulator transcription factor; the protein is MNIKPLRFLVVEDHPEVAQNNCDFLTKFDSSAICVIASTPQEAIQRLKIETPDLIVLDLQFALPSGSQSAKSSLELLELIIDTYTSLNILIYSSEPAWMIKLVKSINHHCGGFVVVNKMERRKYFLQGVESALNGELKLPRELRQELNLNEKELEVLRLLCDESLTDQAIAHRLHISLRAVQNQVQHLKVKLGVDEFEQEDINTRVALCMTALEQKLLLF
- a CDS encoding CHASE2 domain-containing protein, with the protein product MLWSKSSQIKFLSLGITCSVFYNFIFYQIPVVQKLELQLQDTFLRLNQPKTPPPEIILVKIQPKDLANQKLSLGRLFYADLVEHLLEAGASVVVLNLHNDWEKSPELEYPIKITETINKPLKNLVKNHSQQIVLVTRTNSITNSKKPKFFIYNHLIPFDSERLQPLIQPETIQGFFEYEPEAEAPTHLSSTARSSHLVGRFFLSEKIDEIQTFKSVPLLALEKWEHQQQKVQLYSRLAKITTPVEIKFWGKSGTFPFLELTSICQPNKDKKCLVVSPQKLSQQVRNKVVFIGFVEANNIQTMAMLSPFGDSMAGVEIQANIMASLMTDSFLQIPSQWVELIIVILGGFLISIGIYNYQNWRLLFIVFAIFSGYLGLCLIVWKYKWILLIIQPLFVWTVTGISIFIYLIFGRQKEVIALQNYQITQLKAAEQEAILSRTRKILNRIAADIHDGALQELKLVMDKIELESNLDIDLILDKLTALGQEIRDKLSNIRDLTEKMAMNPILQKGLDIGIKTTLEELESSGKLTLKVITEIQPLQEPQFNSIWIEHREEIYRFFREALNNVIQHAQLPHGTATQVFVSLEQKGDKCTLVIANDGVISTSTIYGSKKGGYGTKIMDTIADELINGVWEISTLPHEEVRVTLNWHLPPKKTLTDN
- a CDS encoding transposase; this encodes MPQRQISLQIGNFYHVYNRGNNRQAIFFERENYIYFLRLVREHLISNAVDIVAYCLMPNHYHFLVYLRDETLSDAMKSLSLAYTKAINKRFNRSGVLFQGRFQSIHILETDYLINLSRYIHLNPVKAGLVQQPGEWEFSSYLEYAGLRAGTLPKIGYIKTQIEQESVYQQFLADHNLPDSTGFKKLLLDD
- a CDS encoding RodZ family helix-turn-helix domain-containing protein, which gives rise to MTMASAYLFKIPGNPTIQISQDELRSLLTNIEAELHRSQVYNRAVANLQKLLGSSNEQARLLFKAVGREAITLAFKQFARQHKLDANINSPTNNTESQNVDLEQSSNLPQSSESIKLDSKLELVNTSQENLPSQPQSHVLENTEQESHRPKHNPIKWSWPHQKLGKIKLADQIAAEKRLESLRQIGEQLKQARESQGLTLQKLHIYTHISIHQMEAVENANFDLLPEDVLIRGFIRVMGNALGINGIILAASLPMSNQAKSVLPSWYHVKKSVSILDLEIRPVHLYMGYTALVAGAIGGLSFMTQQSQNNSVLNSEIIIPTTSSLCQSTQKTQANIKPGINSSSTGVCVGSDISPPEAF
- the gatA gene encoding Asp-tRNA(Asn)/Glu-tRNA(Gln) amidotransferase subunit GatA → MASIRELHEQLVKKERSAVEITQEALDRIQALEPKLHSFLTVTAQQALEQARTVDAKIAAGEEIGILAGIPIGVKDNMCTKGIRTTCGSKILENFIPPYESTVTQKLAQAGAVTVGKTNLDEFAMGSSTENSAYQVTANPWDLSRVPGGSSGGSAAAVAAEECVVSLGSDTGGSIRQPASFCGVVGMKPTYGLVSRYGLVAYASSLDQIGPFARSVEDAAILLNAIAGYDPQDSTSLKVEIPDYTANLTPDLEGKKLKIGVIKETFGEGLDSEVEASVKSAIAQLESLGAEIHYISCPRFRYGVPSYYIIAPSEASANLARYDGVKYGLRSPDADNLLSMYTRTRSTGFGAEVKRRIMIGTYALSAGYYDAYYLQAQKVRTLIKEDFENAFAQVDVLVSPTAPTTAFQAGEKITDPLSMYLNDLMTIPVNLAGLPGISVPCGFDSKGLPIGLQLIGKVLREDQLLQVAYAYEQSTNWHLQTAKIA